A stretch of Pangasianodon hypophthalmus isolate fPanHyp1 chromosome 9, fPanHyp1.pri, whole genome shotgun sequence DNA encodes these proteins:
- the slc39a7 gene encoding zinc transporter Slc39a7 produces MKALYVSVLLLVFGLAVLSCDHGHHHGHHHGHHHGHHHGHHHGHHHDHHHGHHHGHHHGHHHGDVKMFHGASKWSAEANLPPEEEELHHDHDHDHDHADDHEHDNTHDHGHAHDHDHGHAHDHDHGHAHDHGHAHDHDHGHAHDDGHAHDHAQEHDHGHAHDHGHGHDHGHDHGHAHDHGHAHDHGHAHDHGHDHRPMHSPMHSPGKQSVKRESQAESRDTVELWMQAVGATLLISAAPFLILFLIPVQSNSDQHQNLLKILLSFASGGLLGDAFLHLIPHALAPHSHHGNEDQSAATEESHGHSHGVAHDHMMSVGLWVLGGIVAFLVVEKFVRLLKGGHSHSHSHSHSHAAPKCKDSDGEEQDEKKEGAKKDQKKDKKVKKAREESSDIKVSGYLNLAADFTHNFTDGLAIGASFLVSPAVGVVTTITILLHEVPHEIGDFAILVQSGCTKRKAMCLQLLTAIGALAGTACSLLAEGVGAAATAWILPFTAGGFVYIATVTVLPELLSGRSSVAQSVLEVAAMLFGVGMMVIIAEYE; encoded by the exons ATGAAGGCCCTATATGTGtctgtgctgctgctggtgtTTGGTTTAGCAGTGCTGTCATGTGACCACGGGCATCATCATGGGCATCATCATGGGCATCACCACGGACATCATCATGGGCATCACCACGGACATCATCATGACCATCACCATGGACATCACCATGGACATCATCACGGACATCACCATGGTGATGTGAAGATGTTTCATGGTGCGAGCAAATGGAGCGCAGAGGCAAATCTTCCTcctgaggaggaggagcttcaCCATGACCACGACCACGACCATGACCACGCAGATgatcatgaacatgacaatacCCACGATCACGGACACGCCCATGATCATGATCACGGACACGCCCACGATCACGATCACGGACACGCCCACGATCACGGACACGCCCACGATCATGATCACGGACACGCCCACGACGATGGACACGCCCACGATCACGCCCAAGAGCACGACCACGGACACGCCCACGATCACGGACACGGACACGACCACGGACATGACCACGGACACGCCCACGATCACGGACACGCCCACGATCACGGACACGCCCACGATCACGGACATGACCACAGACCCATGCACAGCCCCATGCACAGCCCTGGCAAACAGAGTGTGAAGCGCGAGTCGCAGGCTGAGAGCCGGGACACAGTGGAGCTGTGGATGCAG GCGGTGGGAGCGACGTTGCTGATCAGCGCCGCGCccttcctcatcctcttcctcatcccGGTGCAGTCGAACTCGGATCAGCACCAGAACCTGCTGAAGATCCTGCTGAGCTTTGCTTCGGGGGGGCTGCTGGGAGACGCCTTCCTGCACCTCATCCCTCACGCGCTGG CGCCTCACTCTCACCATGGAAACGAGGACCAATCAGCCGCCACCGAGGAGTCACATGGTCATTCTCACG gtgtagCACACGATCACATGATGTCTGTGGGTCTGTGGGTTCTCGGAGGCATCGTGGCGTTCCTGGTGGTGGAGAAGTTTGTGCGTCTGCTAAAGGGAGGACACTcgcactctcactctcactctcactcgcaCG CTGCTCCGAAGTGCAAGGACAGCGACGGCGAGGAGCAGGATGAGAAGAAGGAAGGAGCGaagaaagatcagaaaaagGACAAGAAGGTGAAGAAAGCGAGAGAGGAGAGCTCAG acATTAAAGTATCAGGTTATCTGAACCTGGCTGCTGATTTCACCCACAACTTCACGGACGGTCTGGCCATCGGCGCCTCTTTCCTTGTTAGTCCTGCCGTCGGCGTGGtaaccaccatcaccatcctcCTGCACGAGGTGCCGCACGAGATCGGAGACTTCGCCATCCTCGTCCAATCAGGATGCACCAAGAGGAAG gccATGTGTCTCCAGCTCCTCACTGCCATTGGTGCGTTAGCCGGCACCGCCTGCTCCCTATTGGCCGAGGGAGTGGGCGCGGCCGCCACCGCCTGGATCCTCCCCTTCACGGCCGGCGGTTTCGTTTACATCGCCACGGTGACGGTGCTGCCGGAGCTGCTGAGCGGCCGCTCGAGCGTGGCTCAGTCGGTGCTGGAGGTCGCCGCCATGCTGTTCGGCGTCGGGATGATGGTGATCATCGCCGAGTACGAgtga